The Thermosynechococcus sp. genome has a segment encoding these proteins:
- a CDS encoding Dps family protein, with protein sequence MTTSALPRQAFGEMGNTVVLLDKATTTPVCEGMNRLLASFQALYLQYQKHHFVVEGAEFYPLHQFFQDCYEQVQGHVHDLGERLNGLGGVPVAGFQQLAALCCFTPEPEGAFNCRQMLSNDLAAEQAIIPILRQQATQAESLGDRATAYLYDQILLKTEERAYHIGHFLANDSLKV encoded by the coding sequence ATGACGACCAGTGCGTTGCCACGCCAAGCCTTTGGCGAGATGGGTAACACGGTTGTGTTGCTGGACAAGGCCACCACTACCCCAGTATGTGAGGGGATGAATCGCCTCTTGGCCAGTTTTCAAGCCCTGTATTTGCAGTACCAGAAGCATCATTTTGTTGTTGAGGGTGCAGAGTTTTATCCACTGCATCAGTTTTTCCAAGACTGCTATGAACAGGTGCAGGGGCATGTTCACGATTTGGGAGAGCGCCTGAATGGTCTGGGGGGCGTACCTGTGGCAGGTTTCCAACAGTTGGCGGCTCTTTGTTGCTTTACCCCTGAACCTGAAGGTGCCTTCAACTGCCGGCAAATGCTCAGTAATGACTTGGCAGCAGAGCAGGCCATCATTCCCATCCTGCGGCAACAGGCAACTCAAGCAGAGAGTTTGGGCGATCGCGCCACGGCCTACCTCTACGATCAAATCCTCTTGAAAACGGAGGAGCGGGCTTACCATATTGGTCATTTTCTGGCCAATGACAGCCTCAAGGTGTAG
- the lipA gene encoding lipoyl synthase translates to MVVKPEWLRVKAPQWQRVGAVKELLRDLNLNTVCEEASCPNIGECFHGGTATFLMMGPACTRACPYCDIDFAKKPLPLDPTEPQRLAEAVVRMRLNHVVITSVNRDDLADGGASQFVATIAAVRQRSPQTTIEVLIPDLCGNWQALDQILAASPEVLNHNTETVPRLYRRVRPQGNYQRSLELLQRVRDRAPWIYSKSGIMVGLGETSEEVVAVMQDLRQVGCDILTIGQYLQPSPKHLAVQAFIPPEQFEEWRCLGESMGFLQVVSSPLTRSSYHAEQVRALMQQYPRQRPAPKLS, encoded by the coding sequence GTGGTTGTAAAGCCAGAGTGGTTACGGGTCAAAGCACCCCAGTGGCAGCGGGTGGGTGCCGTCAAGGAACTGTTGCGGGACCTCAACCTCAATACTGTTTGCGAAGAGGCCTCCTGCCCCAATATTGGGGAATGTTTCCATGGGGGAACGGCGACATTTTTAATGATGGGTCCAGCTTGCACCCGAGCTTGCCCCTACTGCGATATTGATTTTGCGAAAAAGCCACTGCCTCTCGATCCCACTGAACCCCAGCGACTAGCTGAAGCGGTGGTGCGGATGCGTCTCAATCACGTTGTCATTACCTCCGTGAATCGGGATGATTTGGCGGATGGGGGTGCCTCTCAGTTTGTGGCCACGATTGCGGCTGTGCGGCAGCGATCGCCCCAAACCACAATTGAAGTCCTGATTCCCGATCTCTGCGGCAACTGGCAGGCCTTGGATCAAATTCTTGCCGCCAGTCCGGAAGTGCTCAACCACAACACTGAAACCGTGCCCCGTCTCTATCGGCGGGTACGTCCCCAAGGCAACTATCAGCGCAGTTTGGAACTGCTGCAGCGGGTGCGCGATCGCGCCCCTTGGATTTACTCAAAATCGGGGATCATGGTGGGCTTGGGGGAAACTAGCGAGGAAGTGGTGGCCGTCATGCAGGATTTGCGCCAAGTGGGTTGTGACATTCTCACCATTGGTCAGTATCTGCAGCCCAGTCCCAAACACCTAGCGGTACAGGCCTTTATTCCACCAGAGCAATTTGAGGAATGGCGCTGCTTGGGGGAATCAATGGGCTTTTTGCAGGTGGTTTCCTCTCCCCTCACCCGCAGTTCCTACCATGCTGAACAGGTGCGGGCCCTCATGCAGCAGTACCCACGTCAGCGTCCTGCCCCAAAATTATCTTAG
- a CDS encoding permease, which yields MTFANQWQSGFTLFLSLVVEALPFLLLGILLSSVLLLFVDEQALIRRLPRSPLLGALVGSCIGFLFPVCECGNVPVARRLLVQGLPTSVAIGFLLAAPTINPIVIWATWTAFRDQPEVVVFRVLFSLAIATIIGWVFSFQKDLTPFLQPTVTSLMRRRQPQATVVPALLQSGTYLLGTPGQPLAMDTLTLSPPTAMIPWQQRLPQVLENVVQEFRELGGILVLGSLVATTIQVAAPRELILSLGQGPVISIVAMMILGTVISICSTVDAFFALAFASTFTPGSILAFLVLGPMVDLKGIGLLLTIFRPRALMYIFLLVAQLTFFLCLFLNLQWS from the coding sequence ATGACATTTGCGAATCAGTGGCAAAGTGGTTTTACCCTTTTTCTGAGCCTGGTGGTGGAGGCACTGCCGTTTCTACTGTTGGGCATTTTGCTCTCTAGCGTGCTGCTGCTGTTTGTGGATGAGCAGGCCCTGATTCGTCGCTTACCGCGATCGCCCCTGCTGGGGGCCTTGGTGGGCAGTTGCATCGGTTTTCTTTTTCCAGTGTGTGAGTGTGGCAATGTGCCGGTGGCGCGGCGATTACTGGTGCAGGGATTGCCTACATCCGTGGCCATTGGTTTCTTGTTGGCAGCACCCACAATCAACCCGATCGTGATTTGGGCAACTTGGACGGCCTTTCGCGATCAACCGGAGGTTGTTGTGTTTCGTGTCCTTTTTTCGCTGGCGATCGCCACCATTATTGGCTGGGTTTTTAGTTTCCAAAAGGATCTAACCCCCTTTTTGCAGCCCACGGTAACCAGTCTGATGCGTCGCCGCCAACCCCAGGCAACTGTTGTCCCTGCCCTGCTCCAGTCGGGCACCTACCTGTTGGGAACCCCCGGTCAACCCCTGGCCATGGACACCCTAACGCTTTCGCCGCCAACGGCAATGATTCCTTGGCAGCAACGTCTGCCCCAAGTCCTAGAGAATGTAGTGCAGGAATTTCGTGAATTGGGGGGGATTCTCGTTCTCGGCAGCCTAGTGGCAACAACTATTCAGGTGGCTGCTCCGCGGGAACTCATCCTCAGCCTTGGCCAAGGGCCGGTGATCTCGATTGTGGCAATGATGATCCTGGGCACCGTGATTTCCATTTGCTCCACGGTGGACGCTTTCTTTGCCCTTGCCTTTGCCAGTACATTTACACCCGGCTCAATTCTGGCCTTTTTGGTCCTCGGGCCGATGGTGGATCTCAAGGGGATAGGGTTATTGTTGACGATTTTTCGTCCCCGTGCTCTGATGTACATTTTTCTGTTGGTGGCACAATTGACGTTTTTCCTTTGTTTGTTTTTGAATTTGCAGTGGAGTTAG